The proteins below are encoded in one region of Levilactobacillus namurensis:
- a CDS encoding collagen binding domain-containing protein, whose product MEKALRKRLAVTATTAAAVCVLGLPVVGQAAAVSVTGLQNSDATVTDTTGKSVSGDFSGWENYQVNYHWSLATGTLVANGDTATVTLPNGLTADSTLNLPLKDQTGQTIGTFTIQGGATTGTITFNGQSTTDSTLAGTLAVYSRGTSKVMDTQNNWTINKIGWIANSATDGQPTLLTWNVAFNAASKPLGDVTITDDLGSNQTYVPGSVIATEGAYDSTGAFVGNGQQITPVVTKNGNQLTFLFQNVDTAVNMTYNATPTVTGTGQVWANTSAISGGATGNVSAQVAWGGTGSANETAAASSSTSDPQPTDPVTSSSSSTQDPTTYPASSSSTTTKPADPATSSSATTSASSSAATDPVTKPTTGTSSADSTTTKPTTDPSTTTTKPTDPTSSSSSSAASSQATDPATSSSSSSTTSQSADPVTSASSSSATAQPADPAASSSSSATSPQDPAASSSSASQATDPTTDPTTPATASSADPATSSSSSAVTAPTMDPASDPTDPVDPVETPATGQATTDPTDPATDPVIKPKANAHTSGMPVTITPELRLATSSSVTQRPAVSGTPILAHRAGTPTAATKSTNDADSRPNATVATVTSAAQRRSVPAKQAAAVTPRVATPQPTSDRLPQTNEHQSSLGTLVGLAFMAGLGFWIWKRRF is encoded by the coding sequence ATGGAAAAGGCTTTAAGGAAGCGTTTGGCGGTGACGGCCACGACCGCTGCGGCCGTCTGTGTTTTAGGCTTACCCGTGGTGGGGCAAGCGGCAGCGGTCTCGGTCACCGGTCTACAGAATAGTGATGCGACCGTCACGGATACGACGGGGAAGTCCGTATCCGGTGACTTTAGCGGCTGGGAGAACTATCAGGTCAATTACCACTGGTCCCTCGCAACGGGGACACTGGTGGCCAACGGGGATACGGCCACGGTCACGTTGCCCAACGGCTTGACGGCGGATAGTACCCTAAATCTTCCATTGAAGGACCAGACGGGGCAGACGATTGGGACGTTTACCATTCAGGGAGGCGCCACCACGGGAACCATCACCTTTAACGGGCAATCAACCACGGATAGCACGCTAGCGGGGACGCTGGCCGTGTACAGCCGGGGTACCAGTAAGGTTATGGATACGCAGAATAATTGGACCATTAATAAGATTGGGTGGATTGCCAATTCTGCAACGGACGGGCAGCCAACGTTGCTGACCTGGAACGTGGCCTTTAACGCCGCCAGCAAGCCGTTAGGGGATGTCACGATCACCGACGACTTGGGCTCGAACCAGACGTATGTCCCTGGTAGTGTGATTGCCACGGAGGGGGCCTACGACAGTACCGGAGCCTTTGTGGGCAATGGACAACAGATTACCCCCGTGGTGACTAAAAATGGGAACCAGTTGACGTTCCTCTTTCAAAACGTCGATACGGCGGTCAACATGACCTATAACGCAACGCCAACCGTCACGGGTACCGGTCAGGTCTGGGCAAACACCTCGGCCATTTCCGGTGGTGCCACGGGAAACGTCTCGGCACAGGTCGCCTGGGGCGGAACGGGATCTGCGAATGAAACCGCGGCCGCGTCTAGTAGCACCAGTGACCCGCAACCAACGGATCCGGTAACCAGTTCCAGCTCCAGTACCCAGGACCCGACGACGTATCCAGCTAGCAGTTCGAGTACCACGACCAAGCCAGCTGATCCAGCCACGTCGTCGAGTGCCACAACCAGCGCCTCGAGTAGTGCGGCGACGGATCCAGTGACTAAGCCGACGACGGGTACTAGCAGTGCGGATAGTACCACGACCAAGCCAACCACGGACCCGAGCACCACGACCACGAAGCCGACCGACCCGACTAGCAGTTCCTCGAGTAGTGCGGCGTCTAGCCAGGCCACGGACCCGGCAACCAGTTCGTCCAGCAGTTCTACGACCAGTCAGTCTGCCGATCCCGTGACTAGCGCCTCGAGTAGTTCTGCGACGGCCCAGCCTGCGGACCCCGCAGCCAGTTCGTCGAGTAGCGCGACTAGTCCTCAGGACCCCGCGGCTAGTTCTTCAAGTGCTAGCCAGGCCACAGACCCCACGACTGATCCGACGACACCTGCAACCGCTAGCTCTGCGGATCCCGCAACCAGTTCGTCGAGTAGTGCGGTGACCGCCCCAACCATGGACCCTGCAAGTGACCCAACGGACCCCGTTGATCCGGTAGAAACGCCAGCGACCGGTCAAGCAACGACTGATCCGACTGACCCGGCGACGGATCCCGTGATTAAGCCTAAGGCCAACGCCCACACCAGTGGGATGCCCGTGACCATCACGCCGGAGCTTCGGCTGGCAACGTCCAGTTCGGTAACCCAGCGTCCTGCGGTGTCTGGCACGCCAATCCTAGCGCACCGGGCAGGTACGCCAACGGCTGCGACCAAGTCCACTAACGATGCAGATTCGCGGCCAAACGCGACGGTTGCCACGGTTACGTCGGCGGCCCAACGGCGTAGTGTCCCGGCTAAGCAAGCCGCGGCCGTTACGCCGCGAGTTGCCACGCCGCAACCAACCAGTGACCGATTACCCCAGACGAATGAACACCAGTCAAGTCTGGGAACCTTGGTTGGTCTAGCCTTTATGGCGGGGCTGGGCTTCTGGATCTGGAAGCGTCGGTTCTAA
- a CDS encoding SpaA isopeptide-forming pilin-related protein: MPNGVKVAGNTSTVTVPSGLEPSSDIAFDIKDANGVTVGTFAIKAGSSTGTITYNQAADSASNRTGSLSFHAKGTSDNNNTGSGWTINKIGWISGQDSKGTPTQLTWNVAFNSKSAAIGNATITDTLGPNQTFIPDSVYAATGDYDANGNFIPDGGTIAPTVRVNGSTITFSFTNVNKAVDMYYKTTPQLVNNDGKWTNTATSSNGGTVSATFSWGGSGTGSGSALGTAVLNKTAPDGTKLAGAVYKLVDSTGDVIIPELTTNENGQITINDLNPGTYSLVEVAAPAGYMVNTMPHDFTIVAGDTTPVTVSAVDDKDTDLGGGGSLDQGSVTVTKTGANGVALPGAVFELKDATGTVIKDGLTTDNEGHLYIPGLAAGTYTLVETQAPEGYELNPTPTEFTIPTTGGNQNVTVTDQPTSTAPGTTTPTTPEEPGTTTPTTPEEPGTTTPEQPGTTTPTEPTNPATPEEPGTTTPTNPVTPEEPGTTAPGTTTPTNPVTPEQPGTTTPTNPAAPEEPGTTVPTTPVTPGEPGTTAPTTPVTPSQPGTTPTAPVAPTTPTVPGTTPETPTTPSAPGTTTPTVPGTTPNTPGMAPSGQGSADNGTGSATAPATSGQGTTTPATTDRLPQTSDQPAPIAVVIGLLMLVGLGGFAWFRKTEK; this comes from the coding sequence ATTCCTAACGGCGTCAAAGTCGCGGGGAACACCTCCACTGTGACGGTCCCATCCGGCTTGGAACCAAGTTCGGATATCGCGTTTGACATCAAGGATGCCAACGGCGTCACGGTCGGGACCTTCGCCATTAAGGCGGGGTCGTCGACGGGGACCATCACGTATAATCAAGCCGCGGATAGTGCGTCTAACCGGACGGGGTCGTTATCCTTCCACGCGAAGGGGACTAGTGATAACAACAATACCGGAAGCGGTTGGACCATCAATAAGATCGGATGGATTTCCGGTCAAGACAGTAAGGGGACGCCCACGCAGTTAACTTGGAACGTGGCGTTTAACTCTAAGAGTGCGGCGATTGGGAACGCCACAATCACCGATACCTTAGGGCCCAACCAAACGTTTATTCCGGATAGCGTGTACGCCGCAACCGGTGATTATGACGCCAACGGGAACTTCATTCCGGATGGTGGCACGATCGCACCAACGGTCAGAGTTAATGGGTCGACCATCACCTTTAGCTTTACGAATGTGAATAAAGCGGTCGACATGTACTACAAGACCACGCCACAACTGGTCAATAATGATGGTAAGTGGACCAACACCGCGACCTCGTCGAACGGTGGTACGGTCAGTGCGACTTTCTCTTGGGGCGGTAGTGGTACTGGCAGTGGTAGCGCGTTAGGCACCGCTGTGTTGAACAAGACGGCGCCGGACGGTACCAAGTTGGCCGGTGCGGTCTACAAGTTAGTCGACAGTACGGGCGACGTGATCATTCCGGAACTGACCACCAATGAAAATGGTCAGATTACCATAAATGATCTCAATCCGGGAACTTACTCTTTGGTTGAAGTCGCGGCACCAGCGGGCTACATGGTCAACACGATGCCCCACGACTTCACCATTGTGGCTGGCGATACCACGCCAGTGACGGTGAGTGCTGTGGATGACAAGGATACCGACTTAGGTGGCGGCGGGAGCTTAGACCAAGGTTCCGTGACCGTTACCAAGACGGGCGCTAACGGTGTGGCTTTGCCGGGAGCGGTCTTCGAGTTGAAGGACGCTACGGGCACGGTCATCAAGGACGGCTTGACCACGGATAACGAGGGTCACCTGTATATTCCGGGTCTGGCCGCTGGCACCTACACGTTAGTGGAAACGCAAGCGCCAGAAGGCTATGAATTGAACCCAACGCCAACTGAGTTTACGATTCCGACAACGGGCGGGAACCAAAACGTCACCGTGACGGATCAGCCAACGTCAACGGCACCAGGAACCACGACGCCAACGACGCCAGAAGAACCTGGGACTACGACGCCAACGACGCCAGAAGAACCTGGGACTACCACGCCGGAGCAACCGGGAACCACCACGCCAACTGAACCAACGAACCCGGCTACACCAGAAGAACCAGGGACCACGACGCCAACGAATCCGGTAACGCCGGAGGAACCTGGGACCACTGCACCAGGGACCACCACGCCGACGAATCCAGTAACGCCGGAGCAGCCAGGAACCACGACGCCAACGAATCCAGCAGCGCCTGAAGAACCAGGAACCACGGTACCAACGACGCCTGTAACGCCTGGAGAACCGGGGACCACGGCTCCAACGACACCGGTTACGCCAAGTCAACCAGGAACGACGCCGACCGCACCGGTTGCGCCAACCACGCCAACGGTACCTGGGACCACGCCGGAGACGCCAACGACGCCTAGTGCACCGGGAACTACCACGCCAACCGTGCCTGGGACCACGCCGAATACGCCAGGGATGGCGCCATCCGGTCAAGGTAGTGCGGACAATGGTACGGGAAGTGCTACAGCTCCCGCAACGTCTGGTCAAGGGACGACGACCCCCGCAACAACGGATCGGTTGCCCCAGACGAGTGATCAGCCGGCCCCAATTGCAGTTGTGATTGGCCTGTTGATGCTGGTTGGATTAGGCGGATTTGCCTGGTTCCGCAAGACTGAGAAGTAA